A part of Lampris incognitus isolate fLamInc1 chromosome 21, fLamInc1.hap2, whole genome shotgun sequence genomic DNA contains:
- the LOC130131785 gene encoding fibrinogen-like protein 1 codes for MRVAWVRSGVCIGGGGGGSHCGEFSSQVTQNRQCRLMATLPTVGSQGKRCPDIFRCSDEVSHWLHENQDRKEKLEDLRETISGLQEELRNHRHRIKALEMQGESIDVNSSIDAKLHSLELHQEEANALLHVHAALLYQLQAELQNLSSFVERLQRNPACMVNVLQPGTFLGLQGARHPDVHHMTSCPVDCASLYYNGVHRSGVYTLVPSLGATPLEVYCDMETEGGGWTVFQRRRDGSVSFNRGWREYRDGFGEPQGEHWLGNRHLHLLSTQGHYSLRIDLEDWTHKHRYALYQSFSTEDEQNQFRLHVSGFSGTVEDSFGWYHDKQAFSSPDTGNICAEISHAGWWYNQCFYANLNGVYYKGGRYLPKVENLLGPDGIVWFSWKDSDYYSLKAVSMMIRPRGFRPRLSP; via the exons CATTGTGGGGAGTTTAGCAGTCAAGTGACACAGAACAGGCAGTGCCGACTCATGGCCACGCTGCCAACAGTAGGGTCGCAGGGGAAACGGTGCCCAGACATATTCCGCTGCTCGGACGAGGTCTCCCATTGGCTGCACGAGAACCAGGACAGAAAGGAAAAGCTTGAGGACCTCAGGGAGACCATCTCCggcctccaggaggagctgaggaaCCACAGGCATCGCATCAAGGCTCTGGAGATGCAG gGTGAGAGCATCGATGTGAATTCATCAATAGACGCTAAGCTGCATTCCTTGGAGCTCCACCAGGAGGAGGCAAACGCTCTGCTCCACGTCCATGCAGCTCTGCTGTACCAGCTGCAGGCCGAGCTGCAAAACCTGTCTTCCTTTGTGGAGCGCCTCCAACGTAACCCTGCCTGCATGGTCAACGTCCTCCagcccgggacatttcttggctTACAGGGGGCGCGTCACCCAG aTGTCCATCATATGACCAGCTGTCCAGTGGACTGTGCATCTCTGTACTATAACGGAGTTCATCGTTCAGGAGTTTACACTTTGGTCCCTTCACTGGGGGCCACACCCCTGGAAGTCTACTGTGACATGGAGACAGAAG gtggtgggTGGACGGTGTTCCAGCGTAGGCGTGACGGCTCGGTGAGTTTTAACCGCGGCTGGAGAGAGTACCGTGACGGGTTCGGGGAGCCGCAGGGGGAGCACTGGCTGGGGAACAGACACCTTCATCTGCTGTCCACACAGGGACACTACAGCCTCCGCATCGACCTGGAGGACTGGACGCATAAGCACAGATATGCCCTGTACCAGAGCTTCAG tACGGAGGATGAACAGAACCAGTTTCGTCTCCATGTGTCTGGGTTCAGCGGAACAGTGGAGGATTCGTTTGGTTGGTACCATGATAAGCAGGCCTTCAGCTCACCAGACACTGGGAAcatctgtgctgagatcagccatGCCGGCTGGTGGTATAACCAGTGCTTCTACGCCAACCTCAATGGTGTCTACTACAAG GGGGGTCGGTACTTGCCAAAGGTTGAGAACCTGCTGGGTCCAGATGGGATCGTCTGGTTCTCATGGAAGGATTCAGACTACTACTCCCTGAAGGCCGTCTCCATGATGATACGACCACGTGGCTTCAGACCTCGCCTGTCGCCGTAG